In Bosea sp. PAMC 26642, the DNA window AATAGGTCGGCGAGGTCGACATCTGTCGCGCAGCGTCGGCGCAGCCGGTCGCCAGCCGGTCGAAGATCATCCGCAGCATCGGCAGCCGGTCGATCGAGATGCCCGTCGAATCGAGGAGCTTGTCCTCGCGGATCGCTTGAGCCGTGCTCATCAGGCGGCTTCCTTCTGCGGGGCGGCGGTGGCAGTGGCGCCGGCACTGGCGGGTTGGCGCTGGGCGCCGCCGCTGATGGTCTTGTCCTCGACCTCGTCGATGGAGGGCCGCTCGGCGGCGGAGATGACCTTGCGGCCATATTCGAGTGCGACCTGGGGCGCGGCGCCGTTGATGAAGGCGAGCAGGGTTTGCTTGACCACGATGTAGACGCGGCCGCGCTTCTCGCGGGTCGTCTTGATCTTCTGGGCCATCGGCCCGATCACCGCATAGGAGAAGAAGATGCCCGCGAAGGTGCCTACCAGTGCGGCGCCAATGAAGCCGCCGAGCAGCGCCGGCGACTGGTCGATCGCACCCATCGCCTTGATCACGCCGAGTACGGCAGCGACGATGCCGAGCGCCGGCAGCGCCTCGGAGACCATTCCGAGCGCATAATAGGGCTTGAGGCTGTCCTGCATATGGCTCGTCATCTCCTCGTCGAGGAGACTTTCGACCTCATGCGCCTGTGCCTTGCCGACGATGATCAGCCGGAAATAATCGCAGATGAAGGTGGTCAGGTTCCGATCGGCGAGCACGCTCGGGAAGCTGGCAAACAGCGTCGATTCGTAGGGGTTCTCGATGTGTTGCTCGATCTCGGCGCGACCCTTGTTCCGAAGTTCGCGCATCAGCGCGTAGAGCGCGCCGAGGATGTCGAAATAATGCGCCTGCGTCGGCGTCGCGCCGCGAAAGGCTTCCACCAGCGCGGTGCCGGTATCGGAAACCGTCTTCATCGGGTTGGCGATGACGTAGGTGCCGATCGCCGTTCCCAGGATGATGACGAGTTCCCATGGCTGCCACAGCACGGCGAGGTGCCCACCCATGGCGGCAAAACCGCCGATCAGCGAGCCGGCCGCTATCAATAGTCCGATCACTACGCTCAACGCGCCGCTCCTTCTCGCAAGTCACGGATCGAGGGATAGACGCGATGGCTTGCGCGGGGCTGAAATGGCGCAGGGAGAGCCCCGGTCAGGTCCGCGCAAGCAAGGAGCGCGAGGCTGAGCGCGACGAGTTCAGATGACGCTCGGCCCCTGATGGCCGCTTTGCATCGGAGCTTGGCGGCTTCAGCGGGGTTCCCATGACCACCACGATGACCTCATACCAGGCGGTGACGCGGAACCTGACGCAGTCGCTGGCACGCACGGCGGCCAAGCCCGGTGTCGCCAGCGACACGGCCTATTTCGAGAAGAACATCGGAAAGGTGAAGAACCTCGACGACTTCATGAAGGACGACCGGCTCTATCGCTATGCGACCGAGGCGTTCGGGCTGGGTGATATGGCCTATGCCAAGGCATTGATGCGCAAGGTTCTCGAAGGCGGCGTCAGCTCACCCTCCAGCTTCGCCAACCGGATGTCCGACCAGCGCTACCGCGACTTCGCGGCAGCCTTCGACTTCGCAGCCGAGAAAACGGAGACGAGCTATTTCGAGGCCAACATCTCGAAGGTGAAGACGGTCACCGGCTTCGTGGCCGACAGCGCCGAACGCATGTTCGACTACGCGATCGAGGCTTTCGGACTGGAGTCGGTCGCCGACACGCCCCAGGAGAAGGCCGCCATCACCGCGGCGCTCCATCTGGGTGAGGAAACGCAGCTGCGCTTCTCAGATCCGAAGATCGACAAGGCGTTTCGCGATTTCCTCAAGGCTTTCGATTTCGCAGGCAAGAACGTCAACGCGACCAGCGACAAGGCCATGATGCAGGCCACGGTCGAGCGCCACAACGCAGCCGAACGGGCGACGCAGGCAAAGGTCACGGTGGAGAAATACACCCGCCAGAGGCTGGAGCGCGACGAGGGCGCCAGCAACGAGAACGTACGGCTGGCGCTGTATTTCGAGCGCAAGGCACCGCAGATCAAGGACGCTTACCAAGTGATGGCCGACCCGGCGTTGCTCAAGGTCGTCCAGACTGCGCTCGGCCTGCCCAAGGAGGTCGGCGGCATCGATATCGACAAGCAGGCCGCGATCTATTCAAAGCGGATCGATTTCAAGGATTTCCAGGATCCTGCCAAGCTCAAGACCTTCCTGACGCGCTTCGCAGCATTGGCCGATTCTGCCGGCGGAGCCAGCGCCAGCCCCGTATCCCTGCTCTTCCAGCCGGCCTCGGCCGGGGTCGGGCAGGACGTCCTGGCCAGCCTGCAGAAACTGCGCCTCGGAGGCCTCTGACCATGCAACCCTCGATCTATGTCGGCCTGTCGTCCCAGCTCGTGCTGGAGAAGCGCATGGAGACGCT includes these proteins:
- the motA gene encoding flagellar motor stator protein MotA codes for the protein MSVVIGLLIAAGSLIGGFAAMGGHLAVLWQPWELVIILGTAIGTYVIANPMKTVSDTGTALVEAFRGATPTQAHYFDILGALYALMRELRNKGRAEIEQHIENPYESTLFASFPSVLADRNLTTFICDYFRLIIVGKAQAHEVESLLDEEMTSHMQDSLKPYYALGMVSEALPALGIVAAVLGVIKAMGAIDQSPALLGGFIGAALVGTFAGIFFSYAVIGPMAQKIKTTREKRGRVYIVVKQTLLAFINGAAPQVALEYGRKVISAAERPSIDEVEDKTISGGAQRQPASAGATATAAPQKEAA
- a CDS encoding DUF1217 domain-containing protein — its product is MTTTMTSYQAVTRNLTQSLARTAAKPGVASDTAYFEKNIGKVKNLDDFMKDDRLYRYATEAFGLGDMAYAKALMRKVLEGGVSSPSSFANRMSDQRYRDFAAAFDFAAEKTETSYFEANISKVKTVTGFVADSAERMFDYAIEAFGLESVADTPQEKAAITAALHLGEETQLRFSDPKIDKAFRDFLKAFDFAGKNVNATSDKAMMQATVERHNAAERATQAKVTVEKYTRQRLERDEGASNENVRLALYFERKAPQIKDAYQVMADPALLKVVQTALGLPKEVGGIDIDKQAAIYSKRIDFKDFQDPAKLKTFLTRFAALADSAGGASASPVSLLFQPASAGVGQDVLASLQKLRLGGL